From Paraglaciecola sp. L1A13:
GCTTGCAATGCTGTATATAAATACAGTACTGTGAGTTGGTTGTTTTGATAGTGGAATCTAATATTAAAAATTTGATATCAACAGGGACATATATTGACCTTTTTTCTGGATGTGGTGGATTTTCCTTAGGCCTTGGTAATGCTGGCTGGAAAGGAATATTTGCTGTTGAAAAAGACCCTATGGCTTTTGATACTTTTAGGTATAATTTAATCGATGGCGATAAATATAGCCATTTTGATTGGCCCGATTGGCTGCCCAAAAAAGCAACTACCATTCAAACTCTACTTGAAGACTATATCGACTCTCTGAAAGCGTTAAAGGGAAAAGTCGATTTGATTGCAGGTGGTCCACCGTGCCAAGGTTTTTCTCTTGCTGGGCGAAGAAATTCTTCAGACCCAAGAAATCAGCTTTCTGAGCAATACATCAAAATGGTAAAAATCGTAAGCCCCAAATATTTGGTGCTTGAAAATGTACGTGGCTTTAACGCGACATTTAAAGACTCTAAGGGTATAGCTGAAAAACAACCGTACTCGATGGTCGTTAAAGCTAAGCTAGAAAAGCTTGGTTATAAAGTTTTTACCGATTATGTGCATAGTGAAAAGTATGGTGTACCTCAAAAACGTACCCGTTTTATTATGATTGGTATTAGAAAAGACATTTGTAAACTTGATGTTGACCCTTTTGTAGTGCTTGAGTCATTGAGACACGACTTCCTTAAGAGTAAGAAATTACCTAAAACACCTATTTCTGTTAAAGCTGCAATAAGTGACCTTGAACACATTGGAGCTAATAAAGTTTATCATTCAGGAAATGAGAATACAGGTTTTAAAAAATTAGATTATGTACTTCCTGATAAATTGACAACGTTTCAAAAGGCGATGAGAAAAGGCATTAATGGCTCTAAACCAAATGGTTTGAGGATCGCTAGGCACCGGGGCACCACAGTTGAAAAATTTGAATATATTCAGCAAGTATGCCGACCTGGATTAGGATTAACTGCTGAGCAAAAAAAAGTAATTGGCATGAAAAAACAAGTAATAAGTGTTTTAGACCCATCTCAACCTTCTAGAACTTTGACCACTTTACCTGATGACTTGTTACATTATTCTGAACCTAGAATCTTAACTGTTCGTGAAAATGCAAGGATACAGTCCTTTCCAGATGACTTTAAATTTCAAGGGAAATATACAACTGGCGGTCATAGAAGAACTCAAGAATGTCCTAGATATACTCAGGTAGGAAATGCTGTCCCGCCTTTATTAGGGGAAGTATTAGGACTGACACTAAAGAAAGTTGATTTAAATTCATAAACTAAAAGGAATTAGAACATGACGCAATTCGTTAAGCTTGAACTAGACAATAATAAGACTATCTTCATTGAGGCGACAGAGGATGTCTTAATAGAAAAACAAGAGGAAGGTGAAGTATTTGCTTCCACTGAAGATCGGATAAACAATGTTACAGCTAATTTGAAAGAAGCTCTTTCACCTGTTTCGGGATTGGTTAGTGCTGCCGTTGAATCTATTAAGGATGTTGCTGTTGCTCCAGATTCTATTGAAGTTGAATTTGGCTTGAAATTTAGCGCTGACGCAAATGTTATCGTTAGTAAGGTTAGTGGAGAAGTTACTCTAAAAATCAAAGCTGTCTGGAAGAACAACGATAAATGAGCTCCCTTGCCAGCATAACCGTTAAAATAACGAAATCAAATGGTGAAATCTCTGGCCAAGGGTGGCTAATTTCAAACAAGAAAATAGTCACTTGCGCGCACGTTATCAATCACTCTTTGAATCGAAAGGAATATTGTGACGTTAAACCGACAGAAAAAGATTTGGTGACAGTGCATTACCGCAGTTCACCTAATTCAATCGAAATGGAAAAGGTAATTTGCAAGGTTGCAAAATGGTTGGAACCGAAGAAAAATGAACAAGGATTTTATAGCGGTGATGTTGCGGTATTGGTGCCATGTTCACAAGGTATTGAGCTTGAGCTTGAGCATGATATATTGCAGGTGTGGTCTGAACCAATAGCAAAAGAACACTTCTCAACTTTGGCGTTTTTACCCACACATGGTCGAGGTCTTTCATGCGACGGAGTCGTAGGTGAATTAATTGGAGATCGATTTGAGCTTAAACCTAATAGTTTAGAGCAAGCTCCACGTCAGGGGTATAGCGGTAGCCCTGTGATATCGAATAAAAAGGTAATTGGTATCGTTGGGTCAACTAATAAGGATGGCAAGGTTGCATATGCAATACCCGTGAGTGCGTTTTATGGGTTGAATATTGACTTGATTCAAGAAACTAAAGCTGAACAACATTTTGATCATATGAAGTTGCTTTTAAGGAAATTGAAAAGTAAAGATCAAAGAAATGAAGCAAGTGATTTTGAACTTCGTTTAAATGAACGAACTAATACATCTTTAGGCTTCATAAATATGATGGTCCCACAGTTGGATAATTATGGTCCTAATGATTTAACAGCAAAACAGTTTTATTCGAGACTTCAATATCCTAATTTAATTAGAATTGCAGCTTCAGGTGGCAGTGGAAAGTCACACTTCCTTCTTGATCTTGTGCGCAATTTAGCTCATTCCGATTGTGCTGTTTTTTGGTTAAACTTGGCGAAAACCCCAAATGTTTTCGAAGGTTATGAAAATTTATTTGATGAAACAGCATTAAACTCTAAATTTGAAGAACTTAAAATAATTAAAAAATGTAAACCCTCCGCGCAAATTTATGTAATAGCAGATGGGTTGAACGAGAAGCAGACTAATAAGAGAAAGGTTCTTGGATGTTTGGAAAAGTTGTATAATCAACGATCAGTAACGGTAATCGTTGGAGACAGGCTTTCAGAAAATTTAGAAAGTTCAGAATTTAAACAGTATACAATGGCGCCCTTATCAAAAAGCATAATTGCATCGTCATTAAATAGTTCTTCTGCCGATGAGAAACTGGACACTAATTGGGAGAAATTGCTTAGTAGTCCATTCTTCTTATCAATTTACATTAATCTTTCGTTGGAAAAAAAGACACATGCTCAGTATAGACATGAATTAATGAGAGAGTACTTTTTGAACCATGTGTTTACGGAAAACAAGTCTGATGAGACGAAAAATAAGTCAATACTCGCAGCCGCAAAAGTAGCATATAATATGTATAAGGAACATAAAAGTCCAATTGCGCTAGAAGACAAATGGAATGAGGCGGGATTGGATAATGAATTGATGGATTTATTAAAAGAATCTGGAACTCTTATTAAGGATGATAAAGATTATTTAGGATTTCAGCACCAACTGTTTCACGATTGGCTCGCAGCTCTTCACGTCGCAGAAAATAATAAACTATGGGAGAAGAAGCACTTTGATTATATTTCAATCAAAAAACTCTCCATTGAGTCTATCATTTTCGCTTCTGAAATTACTCAAAAAAGTGGAAAAATAACAGATTTCCTAGTTGCACTTTATGATTGGGACTATCGATATGTCTTGAGGATTTTAGCTGACTTTGATTCTAAGTTTGATGCTATTCCGAACCATATAGAACTTGAATTTAGAGATGCTATCTTTGCGTTGAATGCTTTAAGGGCTTCAGATATCTTTGAGCATACAAGACAGGGTATAAAAGAGTATTTGGATTGTTACCAGTTGATGGGAAACTCATTGGAAATAAACTTTGATAGCTCTCCAGACGAAATTATTTGTGCTTATAAAAAGCGATATGCATGTAAACCTCTAACTAATGGGCGAATGGGTAAGTTTCGTAGTGTATTTTTAAGCGATAAAATAGAAACTTTAAAGGAAAACGAGCAAATTACCTTGATGAATGCACTTTTAGAAGACCCTGTAATTGGTTGGACTGCATCGAATATATTGAGGTTACAAACACTAACTAGCGAAAATGTGCTTTATATAATCGCTATATTCAACTCAATGCATGTGTATGACATTAAAAACAAGCAGTCTATCATTGGTATAAGGTGGCGAATTGTCCATCTTTTGGGTTCTGCTTCTAGGCATAACCTAGCTAGAGATAAATTGTTAGAAGTATTATTTGATAAAGAAGAGTATGAATGGGTAAGGTTTGGTGCAGCTCGAAGTTTGATGGAACAAGCATCTTCAACTAAGAGTACTGAAATATGCTCCGAAATAATTAATCAAATTACTCGAAATTTTTCAAGTATAGATTCGCGACTTATTAGAGCTGAGATATTAAATACAACCAAGTTAGCTTCCGGAGTAATTAGTAGCTCTAAATGGAAGGATCTGGTTTTTGAATTGGTCAAAAACGGTTATGAATGCTTAGAGAGTGATAGCTCTTCTGAGAAAAAAAACTGGGGAAAGAGATTAAATGAGCTTAATTCATAGCAAATTAACGTCTTGGGACCAAAGATATTTTGAATTGGCTCAAGTGGTTGGGAGTTGGAGTAAAGATCGAAGTACAAAGATTGGTTGTGTGATTGTGGGTCCTCACAACGAAATCCGCTCGACTGGTTTCAACGGTTTTCCAAGAGATGCCGACGATGATTTGGACGAAAGACACTCAAGACCAGCGAAATATAAATGGACGGAACATGCAGAAAGGAACGCTATTTACAATGCGGCTCGTGCTGGGATCTCTCTAGATGGTTGTCGTATGTACTTACCTTGGTTTCCTTGTATGGACTGTGCAAGAGCGATCGTACAATCAGGCATTTCCGAACTGATAGCATTTT
This genomic window contains:
- a CDS encoding dCMP deaminase family protein is translated as MSLIHSKLTSWDQRYFELAQVVGSWSKDRSTKIGCVIVGPHNEIRSTGFNGFPRDADDDLDERHSRPAKYKWTEHAERNAIYNAARAGISLDGCRMYLPWFPCMDCARAIVQSGISELIAFSPNLEDQKWGEDFRFALDLFEECSVNVRFVEIEV
- a CDS encoding NACHT domain-containing NTPase; amino-acid sequence: MSSLASITVKITKSNGEISGQGWLISNKKIVTCAHVINHSLNRKEYCDVKPTEKDLVTVHYRSSPNSIEMEKVICKVAKWLEPKKNEQGFYSGDVAVLVPCSQGIELELEHDILQVWSEPIAKEHFSTLAFLPTHGRGLSCDGVVGELIGDRFELKPNSLEQAPRQGYSGSPVISNKKVIGIVGSTNKDGKVAYAIPVSAFYGLNIDLIQETKAEQHFDHMKLLLRKLKSKDQRNEASDFELRLNERTNTSLGFINMMVPQLDNYGPNDLTAKQFYSRLQYPNLIRIAASGGSGKSHFLLDLVRNLAHSDCAVFWLNLAKTPNVFEGYENLFDETALNSKFEELKIIKKCKPSAQIYVIADGLNEKQTNKRKVLGCLEKLYNQRSVTVIVGDRLSENLESSEFKQYTMAPLSKSIIASSLNSSSADEKLDTNWEKLLSSPFFLSIYINLSLEKKTHAQYRHELMREYFLNHVFTENKSDETKNKSILAAAKVAYNMYKEHKSPIALEDKWNEAGLDNELMDLLKESGTLIKDDKDYLGFQHQLFHDWLAALHVAENNKLWEKKHFDYISIKKLSIESIIFASEITQKSGKITDFLVALYDWDYRYVLRILADFDSKFDAIPNHIELEFRDAIFALNALRASDIFEHTRQGIKEYLDCYQLMGNSLEINFDSSPDEIICAYKKRYACKPLTNGRMGKFRSVFLSDKIETLKENEQITLMNALLEDPVIGWTASNILRLQTLTSENVLYIIAIFNSMHVYDIKNKQSIIGIRWRIVHLLGSASRHNLARDKLLEVLFDKEEYEWVRFGAARSLMEQASSTKSTEICSEIINQITRNFSSIDSRLIRAEILNTTKLASGVISSSKWKDLVFELVKNGYECLESDSSSEKKNWGKRLNELNS
- a CDS encoding CU044_2847 family protein, with protein sequence MTQFVKLELDNNKTIFIEATEDVLIEKQEEGEVFASTEDRINNVTANLKEALSPVSGLVSAAVESIKDVAVAPDSIEVEFGLKFSADANVIVSKVSGEVTLKIKAVWKNNDK
- a CDS encoding DNA cytosine methyltransferase, which translates into the protein MESNIKNLISTGTYIDLFSGCGGFSLGLGNAGWKGIFAVEKDPMAFDTFRYNLIDGDKYSHFDWPDWLPKKATTIQTLLEDYIDSLKALKGKVDLIAGGPPCQGFSLAGRRNSSDPRNQLSEQYIKMVKIVSPKYLVLENVRGFNATFKDSKGIAEKQPYSMVVKAKLEKLGYKVFTDYVHSEKYGVPQKRTRFIMIGIRKDICKLDVDPFVVLESLRHDFLKSKKLPKTPISVKAAISDLEHIGANKVYHSGNENTGFKKLDYVLPDKLTTFQKAMRKGINGSKPNGLRIARHRGTTVEKFEYIQQVCRPGLGLTAEQKKVIGMKKQVISVLDPSQPSRTLTTLPDDLLHYSEPRILTVRENARIQSFPDDFKFQGKYTTGGHRRTQECPRYTQVGNAVPPLLGEVLGLTLKKVDLNS